The following coding sequences are from one Plasmodium gaboni strain SY75 chromosome 10, whole genome shotgun sequence window:
- a CDS encoding hypothetical protein (conserved Plasmodium protein, unknown function) yields MSEDDFYNNLENFIEESKKRIIEKEKLITSENDEEIDNIKEETQEIQEYNYTSLMIPSDVSSENKSDTNENVKQVLNLQESMDIEKIKEKKEKKKKQELLKDINSSDIRYEKKIKRKKKKIFENKRSSKKNKNNIRDFINLEKDIIITKTLMYNKKKKLDDIYKYTSKKEKTINSLNENMIKEAAHMQELLIENFKKTEDLIKKFEDISSRKKKKKNQVQSLNIEISKLDVELEKKEEKIKELDKYKFFLNKLANCEKSDDMESSEKKKKNIDDYDDNDDNDNNDNNYNNNNNNHNDNNDDDKNEQSTINNMNEKIKEEDNIFSRKMKKYINNSQLLIDHFNLLEEKHLQLIDDTQNAEYELEEYEKKYEDKKKTYDIKYKEIDKKIQNINNFINEHNNKIIEYEILMKNKTDHISFNNINNKIDFICTQFSYDIINTNEIMKKLQLLENKIYSYITTLTKYTEENSQLVYEYQREREQERRKQMRFEINLDRKGNNQNKQLKNKKVNNKNFNTNTKDKKEKRENIYTIFEKNLFK; encoded by the exons ATGAGTGAAGatgatttttataat AATCTAGAGAATTTTATCGAAGAATCTAAAAAGAga attatagaaaaagaaaaattaataacAAGCGAAAATG atgaagaaatagataatattaaagaagAAACACAAGAAATTCaagaatataattataCTAGTTTAATGATCCCATCTGATGTAAGTTCAGAGAATAAATCTGATACAAA CGAAAATGTGAAACAAGTGCTTAACCTTCAAGAAAGCATGGAcatagaaaaaataaaagaaaagaaagaaaagaaaaagaaacaaGAACTACTTAAAGATATTAATTCTAGTGATATCAGatatgaaaagaaaataaaaagaaagaaaaaaaaaatatttgaaaataagagatcttcaaaaaaaaataaaaataatataagagattttattaatttagaaaaagatataattattacaaagacattaatgtataataaaaaaaaaaaacttgatgatatatataaatatactagtaaaaaagaaaaaactATAAACAGcttaaatgaaaatatgaTTAAAGAAGCAGCTCATATGCAAGAATTGTTAATAGAGAACTTTAAAAAAACCGAGGATCTAATCAAA AAATTTGAAGATATTAGCTCCaggaagaaaaaaaaaaaaaatcaagTACAGTCGTTGAACATTGAAATAAGTAAATTAGATGTGGAActtgaaaaaaaagaagaaaaaataaaagagctagataaatataaattttttctaAACAAATTAGCGAATTGTGAAAAAAGTGATGATATGGAGTCGagtgaaaaaaaaaaaaaaaatattgatgattatgatgataatgatgataatgataataatgataataattataataataataataataatcataatgataataatgatgatgataaaaatgaacaaTCCACAATTAACAATATGAATgagaaaataaaagaagaagacAACATTTTTTCCagaaaaatgaaaaaatatattaataattctcaattattaatagaccattttaatttattgGAAGAAAAACATTTACAATTAATTGATGATACTCAAAATGCTGAGTATGAATTAGAAGAAtatgaaaagaaatatgaagataaaaaaaaaacatatgatataaaatataaagaaatagataaaaaaattcaaaatattaataattttattaatgaacataataataaaattatcGAATATGAAATActtatgaaaaataaaacagATCATATATCAttcaataatataaataataaaattgattttatatgtacacAATTTTCTTATGATATTATCAATACTAATgaaataatgaaaaagtTACAACtattagaaaataaaatttattcttatattaCAACACTTACAAAATACACAG aagaaaatagCCAACTTGTGTATGAATATCAAAGGGAAAGAGAACAAGAAAGGAGGAAGCAAATGAGATTTGAAATAAATTTGGATAGAAAAGGAAACAATCAAAATAAACAGttaaagaataaaaaagttaataataaaaatttcaACACAAACACGAAAGAT AAAAAGGAAAAGCGTgaaaacatatatacaatatttgaaaaaaatttatttaaataa
- a CDS encoding hypothetical protein (conserved Plasmodium protein, unknown function): MTTQKQKDKKRNFKILFERRIILSHQNEKHVDKSMYAFYGICLIIFSVFIILFSTMFFFFNMHPYALYYYVITVGTIPIYILYKYFTWIFLQLFKYS; this comes from the coding sequence atgacTACACAAAAACAGaaagataaaaaaaggaatttcaaaatattgtttgaaagaagaattattttatcaCATCAGAATGAAAAACATGTAGACAAATCTATGTATGCATTTTATGGGATATGcttaattattttttccgtatttattattttattttcaaccatgtttttttttttcaatatgCATCCTTATgctttatattattatgttataACGGTTGGTACTATTCcgatttatattttatacaaatatttcACGTGGATATTTTTACAACTATTCAAATATTCTTAA